The following nucleotide sequence is from Drosophila simulans strain w501 chromosome 3L, Prin_Dsim_3.1, whole genome shotgun sequence.
TCCCTATTCGCGCAAAGCGAACGTGTCAATTTCGAGCAGTTCCAGGACTGGATCATAAAGCATCGCAATGCCACGGTCCTCTCCAAATGGCTGCTGTCCGACAACTGTGTTAGCCTCACTTCGGAGCTGGAGACGCCAACGTTCTACCAGAGCCTCGCTGGAGTGACGCATCTTGAGGAGAAGGTGAGAATGTGCAACTGAGGCTAATAAACATATTCGAGCGAATCATTTCGtgggaaatgcaatttataaataatttccgCTTGGTTCCGCAACTGTTTTGTTATCCGCCACTGAATTTACCTAAATCGCCTCTCATTTGCGTTCTTACGTTTGACTAGTCCATACTGAAACCCCGTTCAATTCTTTTGCAGGACATTGGGGATTTGGAAAAGGAGTTTTGGCGTTTGAAAAACACTTCCCAAAATGGCCAAATCGACTTGCAGTTCCTGGGACCGCTGATCAGCCCACCCATACCAAAGAATGCTCTAGCAGGTCTATTCAACGCCTTTGATGAGAACCGGGACGGACACATCGACTTTAAGGAGTTGTGTTGCGGAGTAAGTGCCGCCTGCCGAGGACCGGGTGTGGAAAGGACACGATGTAAGTACTAAATACTTTTATCATTGCACTATTGAGTATCAATTAAGTTAATAAACGCCTACCCACAGTTTGCTTCAAAATCTTCGATGTGGATCGGGATGGCGTTCTTAGTCACGAGGAAACACTGCAGATGATCAATGTTCTGCTATTAGTGGCCAAGGAAAATCGGGAGTCCCAGCAATACAAGGATCTCACCAAACAGCTGGTGATAAGTGATCTACTGGAGTTTGGACAGAGAAGAAGTCCGGATGGAACGCCTAGTAAGCTAACCCGAGACAATGTCTCGCTGACCGCTGAGGATTTTATGCTGTGGACCGTACAGTGTGATCTGAGACTTATGCAGCCCTTGCTGGACCTCATCTTCGAGCTTTGCCACATCGTCTTTGGCCTGTGGCCCCAGTGCAAGCACATGGAGAACGATATTGTCCGGGGATGGTTGCGACGGGAGGAGCGCAGGCCGTACCGCGTGGGACAGTTTTGGTACTTGATCACGCATGACTGGTGGCTCAGTTGGATGCAATACACTCAGCACACGGCGCACACCTGCGATTATTGCAAACGCACAGCCAGTCAGCGGACAGCTGTTGATGAGGCACTCGTCTGCGATGAGAGCTTCAACACCCACAGCCTGGAACAGCACGATAGCTACTCCCTGGGTTCCGGCACGGGATCGGCTTCCGGTTCCGGGTCCGCAAGCAGTGGCATCTCAGCTGGACGGCATTGCGGACCTGTGCGACCAGGGCCTATTGACAACAGCAATCTGATCACCGCCAATCCGTTCCGGAATGTTCGAACTCTCACCGGCGAGGGTGGTCACCTCAAGCGGGACACACCGCTGGTGCAGAACCACGACTTTGAACTGGTGCCCAAGTCACTGTGGAAGGCATTGAATCGATGGTATGGCGACAACCTTCCACTGCCACGACAGGTAAGCaatgaaaactatttaataaTCAGAAACTTTTACTTATGAACTTGACTTAACTCCAGGTCATCCAACCACCCAACTCTGATGTGGAACTGGAGCTATACCCGCTGAACCTGCGAATCCTGCTCCACCAGGCGCAGCCAACCCAGACAGGCGTAGGCGGAGGCACTCAACTTGGTAGCTGGGGCTCCACGGTGAGCGGTGGCTACGGAGTGCTGGCCTCCGGAGGCGGATATGCCGCCATCGCAGCGAGCAGTGTACTCCAACCGCCGAAGCGATACTTGGCCTACACGGCCGCCTTCAGCCGACTGGCCACGGTGCGCCAGGTGGGCGAGTTTTTGTGCGAGCAACTGCGTCTTAAGTCGGAGGATATCCGGCTGTGGCACGTTCCACAGCTGGACAACGGTGCCATATTGCTAGAAGAGGATGCCATGTGCCTGAAAGAGCTGCTCATTCGGGACAATGACCAGCTGTTGCTGGAAATCCGCAACAAAGATTTGACCTGGCCGGAGGAACTTGGCTCCTTGGCCACCGCTCAATGTGGCCAGGGTGCGGGAACACCGGGCGACCGGCGTCGCTTAACCCGCAGTTCAATTATGTCGGTTCATGCGCCCGGAGCCACAGGCCTGCACAACCTGGGCAACACCTGCTTCATGAACGCCGCTCTCCAGGTCCTGTTTAATACCCAACCACTGGCACAATACTTTCAGCGAGAGATGCACCGCTTCGAGGTGAACGCGGCCAACAAACTGGGCACAAAGGGCCAGCTAGCCATGCGCTATGCGGAGCTGCTCAAGGAGGTTTGGACGGCCACGACTAGATCTGTGGCGCCGCTCAAGCTACGCTTTTGCGTCAACAAGTATGCGCCGCAGTTCGCCGGTGGAGGTCAGCACGATTCCCAGGAGCTGCTCGAGTGGTTGTTGGACGCTCTGCATGAAGACCTGAACCGGGTGATGGAGAAGCCGTACAGCGAACTAAAGGACTCGAATGGGCGCCCAGACAAAATAGTGGCCGCCGAGGCGTGGTCCCAGCACCACGCCCGAAACCAGTCAATTATCATTGATCTGTTCTACGGGCAGTTGAAATCCAAGGTCAGCTGTCTGGGTTGTGGACACGAATCGGTGCGATTCGATCCGTTTAGTCTGCTCAGTTTGCCACTTCCGGTAGAGAACTATGTCTACTTTGAGGTCTTGGGTGAGTAATTCGTAGTTGAACCCAATACTACTACGTTTATTATATTACTTATTAAtgacttttttatttgcagtaATTCTGTTGGATGGAAGCGTGCCAATCAAATATGGTTTTCGCCTGAACTCCGATTGCAAGTACTCGCACCTGAAACACAAGTTGTCCACTATGTGCTCCCTGCCGCCAAATCTTATGCTCGTTTGCGAGCTATGGAACTCACAAATACGCCAGGTGCTAAACGACGACGAGAAACTGCGGACGCAGAGTGCCAAGGAGCTGTACGTCTATCAGCTGCCGGAACAAAGTGTGCGAACCCGATCCAACTCAGGGCTCAGCATGCACATCGAGCAGGGTCTTAAGGACATACAGCGCAGTTCCGGTAAGGCACCTAATGGTATAGCAGATAAATGAGTTTCTACACTTTCGAACTTTCAGCTCTCATCACGAGCGCCCAGGACTCGCTGTCCTCGCTGAGCACTTTGCAGACGTCCAGCAACCGCGCCTCGTCACGAGTCCTTTGCAACGGCCACGTTTCTGGCCTGGAGGTCGAAGGCGAGGCAGAGGTGGGCACGGATGTGTCgcaatgcaacagcaacagcaattacAATCCTATCGTTAGCACTtacagcggaaacggaagcgggGACAACCAGGTGCACGAACTGCTGCCAGATGAGGCCGGAAAGGTAAGCCGGTGCTTTGGAAAGAGAGAGTGCATGCCCCACAGCCTATTTTGCTTCAAGGTATGGCTTCTAAACTATATTAACATATACGTATTTAATATCATAGATTTACGCCCCATCTATTTGGGGCCATATCGAATTCTAAAATTCAGAGCTTCAGAACTTTCCTTGCCTAGGATAGCGAGCTTGCTGCTCAGCGGCGAAACTGCTGCTACTCGTATGATATATCGTCGGGTCGTCCTTGATTGCGAATGCGAGATCGGAAGATCGAAGATCCGAGATCCGCCAAGATTCCGCCTCCGTCTGCTTCTCGATTGTCACTTTACAAGCGTTTaatctaaatatattaaatacacTATGTTAAATGAACAGTTGCCGTTTGCTGCGTGGTTTGTGGGCTTCCCTCTTATTTACTCAAAAGTACTAGCATATTCTGTATATTCTCCCTACTTTCGTATTCGCACACTTCTACCAAATTGATATcaattatttgtaatatatacATCCTTCCTTCTACTAATCACCTACTCTGTTGCTGGCCTTATTCTATAAACTAatgtaaattatttgcttaaacCCAATCAAACACTTCGAATCACTTCTCGGCTATCCTTGGAAatctctttgttgttgctggttttcAAGTTGGAAGCTtgtgaattattatttttctcgTAGTTTTTGGTCATTCTCATAGCTTTGCGATGCCATATCCATatattgtgtttgtttttagaAAGTTTTGAGTATCCGaaaagaaatacattttcttagCTTGTTTGTTAGAtgtattttaatgtatttttggACAAAAAGATCTATCTTTATGTATTCAAGTTgtaaaatttctttaaacattttaaaatttcaaaactattttaaattccCATATTTCACGTGTCTTTGATGTAATTTTCcgttgtattttaaatttgattaaaaaaaaaaagcaggtTATCTTTCGAGACCTGTATAAAACCTAAACCAAGTTAATTGAATAGCTACTTTTTTACACTCCACCGCCCTCACTAaacaactaaacaaaaaaaaccaacaatttaattaaaacacgttcaataaacaatttgtacattttaaagTTGATTTGGAGTTTTAGCGTTTACCTTATAgctattttgtaaatttttaagtAGATTGTTCCATGGTTAATAGAGCTCCCAAAGCTTCAATTCACGACTACACCCACCTAGTCCCTTTAATAACTAACCCCGTATCAGCACAACTTAAGTCTAATACCAACTCTCGGTGCAGGAGTCGCTAATCCTGAGCTCCAGTCCGGAGAACACATTTATGCACGGCGCTGCCGCCCAACAGAAGCGCGTATCGTCCGCCAAACTGCTGCACACGGAGAGTAACACCAGCTCCATGTCCTATACGAATCATTCCGGCGAAAATTCCATGGAGAGCTCGCTGACCGAACCCATTCCATTGGCGGACCTGGAGCCGGTTAGCAGCCGTAATGGAAGTGGCAGCGAGGACTGCTCCTACCGGACGTCGCCAAACGATTCCAGTGGCCTCAGCACGGGCCACACCCTGGGCGCCAGTTTGGACGTGGACGAGCAGGCGGAAGAGGGCAACGCGGATGAGCACGATCAGCCGGATCAGATCACTACCTCGCAGCCGGAGACCAGTAGCGGGGTATACTCTCGTCGCTCCTCCCAGCCGCCGCACAAGGCGGGCAAGTATTTGGTAGCCGTGCATCGAAAGATAACGCGGCACGACAGCTACTTCCTTTCCTACCACAAGACGAGGCCAAGTCTCTTTGGCGTTCCGCTGCTCATTCCAAACAGCGAGGGTGGCACCCACAAGGATCTTTACTGCGCCGTGTGGCTGCAGGTGAGCAGGCTGCTGAGCCCGTTGCCTGCCACCACGGAACAGGCAAATCATGCCGCCGATTGGTGAGTATGTCCAGCTGTTTGCTGCGTCTGTTTACTAATCGTTTGTGTATACGCAGTGATGACAGCCTGGGCTACGATTTCCCCTTCACGTTGCGTGCCGTCAAGGCAGATGGACTAACCTGCGCTATTTGTCCTTGGTCAAGCTTCTGTCGCGGATGCGAGATTCGCTGCAACAATGATTATGTACTCCAGGGAGCCCTGCCGCCCATCAATGCCGCCGCCAGTGCGTAAAGACCTTAAGATCCACTTGCCGTTGCTAGAAATAAGCATTCTACTTTCACTTGCAGGTAATACATCAACGCCAAAAATGAATGCTAAATTCCCATCGCTACCAAATCTGGAGGCTAAACGGACGCCGGAATACACCGCCTCCTTGTCGTACACACCGACAACCAAATACTTTGAAGACTTTACCATTGCCATCGATTGGGATCCGACCGCCCTGCACTTGCGCTACCAAAGCACCTTGGAGCGTGTATGTAGACTCGACATTGTTTTGTCCACGGGTTACTTATATCTGTAATTTTGTAGCTGTGGGTGGATCACGAGACCATTGCCATAAGTCGGCGGGAGCAAGTGGAGCCCGTAGACCTGAATCATTGCCTGCGCGCCTTCACCTCCGAGGAGAAACTGGAGCAGTGGTATCACTGCAGTCATTGCAAGGGCAAAAAACGCGCCACCAAGAAGCTCCAGATCTGGAAGCTACCTCCGATATTGGTAAGCCAAGCCTAATCGCCACATGCCGAGtgaaattttattaatcaTTGCTGTTCCTCAGATTGTCCACTTGAAGCGGTTTAACTGCGTCAACGGCAAGTGGGTGAAGTCACAGAAAGTGGTCCACTTCCCTTTCGATGACTTCGATCCCACTCCGTATCTGGCCTCAGTGCCTCAGGAGACGATACTGCGACAcaaggagctgctggagcTAAAGAAGGATGCGGAAATGACGATGGCAACCAACGAAGTTGTTAGCGAATTGGACGAGATTGATGCACCTAGTAAGGAGGATAAGGAAGAACTCCCCAATCAAACGGGGTCAACAAAAGCTACGGCTTCACCACCGCCCACAGGGAATATTCTGCGCCAGAGCAAGACCAAAAATGCTGTCCGACGACAGCGCCTCATCTCGACGAGTCTCACCAAAACGCCCATCGTGGATGGCGAGTTCGAAGACTATCACCAGCACCGACTTAAACCAGATGTGGATGAGTTCGATCCCAGATACCGACTCTATGCTGTTGTGGTGGGTGTCACATATGCCTTTGATCCTCCTGAATGTGTGCTAACCGTATATCTTGTTTTGCAGTCTCACTCGGGCATGCTGAACGGAGGTCACTACATTTCCTATGCATCGAATGCAACTGGTTCCTGGTACTGCTACAACGACAGCTCCTGCCGCGAAATATCCCAGAAGCCGGTCATCGATCCAAGTGCTGCGTATCTGCTGTTCTACGAACGCAAGGGCCTGGACTACGAGCCGTACCTACCGAACATCGAGGGACGGACGCTGCCCAACACCGCCAGTGTGCCACTCGAGGTGGACGAGACCGAGGGAGAGCTGAAGAAGCTGTGCTCAATTTCCTAACTGATGTCGTGGACATCGCGGCTATGAAGATCTATATTTTTCCATCTTATGCGTTCTGTTCTAGAGggtttgtgttttgtttcgaACCGCgtatgttttgttatttactaTTCTAAGCCTATTTTGATTTTCAGCGATAGTTGATTGATTAGCCCCTAATTAGTTTTAGGACGAATGATTTTTCTTTGCCGAAAATTGTGTAATGCATGTAATATACAATATTCATATTTAGCTTGTAGATGATATGTTATATTGGTTGGCCAATGTGGAGTTTAGTTTGTTACGCCGAACAAATCCATTCTCAATAGTTTcttgttgctttgtttttgttgtatataatttaaacattttaattgtattagGCCAGCTTGGccagtttattattatttatgccagACCATGTCGgggaattccatttaatttgtaattattgaTGTAAATAACAAGCGGAAGTGAAACCCGAACGGCTAAGCGTTGTGGACAGTTTGATATTATCCATTGATTGATCAGCAATATCAAGATGTTACGAATTTCATCCCAAAACTCGCAGACTATTGTTGCTCTACTCAAACGTATTTACATGTATTGATTGGCTTTTGTGACGCGCCGAGCAGATTCGGTTCGAAATTAGTATTGCGCTTATCAATTATGACTTCAATATGTCTAATGATTAT
It contains:
- the LOC6738751 gene encoding ubiquitin carboxyl-terminal hydrolase 32 isoform X1, whose translation is MGTKESKHSNSVSYEDSVKRVSDVELRRLRDAFKKSAGVGRNFLSRNAFQQDVLCEGVPPKIVDMLYAACGGTQRGISFNDLLCGLVLITRGTQAEKTKFLWNLYCNDAGTFIIKSDYVRNVNLAPFESVSLFAQSERVNFEQFQDWIIKHRNATVLSKWLLSDNCVSLTSELETPTFYQSLAGVTHLEEKDIGDLEKEFWRLKNTSQNGQIDLQFLGPLISPPIPKNALAGLFNAFDENRDGHIDFKELCCGVSAACRGPGVERTRFCFKIFDVDRDGVLSHEETLQMINVLLLVAKENRESQQYKDLTKQLVISDLLEFGQRRSPDGTPSKLTRDNVSLTAEDFMLWTVQCDLRLMQPLLDLIFELCHIVFGLWPQCKHMENDIVRGWLRREERRPYRVGQFWYLITHDWWLSWMQYTQHTAHTCDYCKRTASQRTAVDEALVCDESFNTHSLEQHDSYSLGSGTGSASGSGSASSGISAGRHCGPVRPGPIDNSNLITANPFRNVRTLTGEGGHLKRDTPLVQNHDFELVPKSLWKALNRWYGDNLPLPRQVIQPPNSDVELELYPLNLRILLHQAQPTQTGVGGGTQLGSWGSTVSGGYGVLASGGGYAAIAASSVLQPPKRYLAYTAAFSRLATVRQVGEFLCEQLRLKSEDIRLWHVPQLDNGAILLEEDAMCLKELLIRDNDQLLLEIRNKDLTWPEELGSLATAQCGQGAGTPGDRRRLTRSSIMSVHAPGATGLHNLGNTCFMNAALQVLFNTQPLAQYFQREMHRFEVNAANKLGTKGQLAMRYAELLKEVWTATTRSVAPLKLRFCVNKYAPQFAGGGQHDSQELLEWLLDALHEDLNRVMEKPYSELKDSNGRPDKIVAAEAWSQHHARNQSIIIDLFYGQLKSKVSCLGCGHESVRFDPFSLLSLPLPVENYVYFEVLVILLDGSVPIKYGFRLNSDCKYSHLKHKLSTMCSLPPNLMLVCELWNSQIRQVLNDDEKLRTQSAKELYVYQLPEQSVRTRSNSGLSMHIEQGLKDIQRSSALITSAQDSLSSLSTLQTSSNRASSRVLCNGHVSGLEVEGEAEVGTDVSQCNSNSNYNPIVSTYSGNGSGDNQVHELLPDEAGKVSRCFGKRECMPHSLFCFKESLILSSSPENTFMHGAAAQQKRVSSAKLLHTESNTSSMSYTNHSGENSMESSLTEPIPLADLEPVSSRNGSGSEDCSYRTSPNDSSGLSTGHTLGASLDVDEQAEEGNADEHDQPDQITTSQPETSSGVYSRRSSQPPHKAGKYLVAVHRKITRHDSYFLSYHKTRPSLFGVPLLIPNSEGGTHKDLYCAVWLQVSRLLSPLPATTEQANHAADCDDSLGYDFPFTLRAVKADGLTCAICPWSSFCRGCEIRCNNDYVLQGALPPINAAASNTSTPKMNAKFPSLPNLEAKRTPEYTASLSYTPTTKYFEDFTIAIDWDPTALHLRYQSTLERLWVDHETIAISRREQVEPVDLNHCLRAFTSEEKLEQWYHCSHCKGKKRATKKLQIWKLPPILIVHLKRFNCVNGKWVKSQKVVHFPFDDFDPTPYLASVPQETILRHKELLELKKDAEMTMATNEVVSELDEIDAPSKEDKEELPNQTGSTKATASPPPTGNILRQSKTKNAVRRQRLISTSLTKTPIVDGEFEDYHQHRLKPDVDEFDPRYRLYAVVSHSGMLNGGHYISYASNATGSWYCYNDSSCREISQKPVIDPSAAYLLFYERKGLDYEPYLPNIEGRTLPNTASVPLEVDETEGELKKLCSIS
- the LOC6738751 gene encoding ubiquitin carboxyl-terminal hydrolase 32 isoform X2, which produces MGTKESKHSNSVSYEDSVKRVSDVELRRLRDAFKKSAGVGRNFLSRNAFQQDVLCEGVPPKIVDMLYAACGGTQRGISFNDLLCGLVLITRGTQAEKTKFLWNLYCNDAGTFIIKSDYVRNVNLAPFESVSLFAQSERVNFEQFQDWIIKHRNATVLSKWLLSDNCVSLTSELETPTFYQSLAGVTHLEEKDIGDLEKEFWRLKNTSQNGQIDLQFLGPLISPPIPKNALAGLFNAFDENRDGHIDFKELCCGVSAACRGPGVERTRFCFKIFDVDRDGVLSHEETLQMINVLLLVAKENRESQQYKDLTKQLVISDLLEFGQRRSPDGTPSKLTRDNVSLTAEDFMLWTVQCDLRLMQPLLDLIFELCHIVFGLWPQCKHMENDIVRGWLRREERRPYRVGQFWYLITHDWWLSWMQYTQHTAHTCDYCKRTASQRTAVDEALVCDESFNTHSLEQHDSYSLGSGTGSASGSGSASSGISAGRHCGPVRPGPIDNSNLITANPFRNVRTLTGEGGHLKRDTPLVQNHDFELVPKSLWKALNRWYGDNLPLPRQVIQPPNSDVELELYPLNLRILLHQAQPTQTGVGGGTQLGSWGSTVSGGYGVLASGGGYAAIAASSVLQPPKRYLAYTAAFSRLATVRQVGEFLCEQLRLKSEDIRLWHVPQLDNGAILLEEDAMCLKELLIRDNDQLLLEIRNKDLTWPEELGSLATAQCGQGAGTPGDRRRLTRSSIMSVHAPGATGLHNLGNTCFMNAALQVLFNTQPLAQYFQREMHRFEVNAANKLGTKGQLAMRYAELLKEVWTATTRSVAPLKLRFCVNKYAPQFAGGGQHDSQELLEWLLDALHEDLNRVMEKPYSELKDSNGRPDKIVAAEAWSQHHARNQSIIIDLFYGQLKSKVSCLGCGHESVRFDPFSLLSLPLPVENYVYFEVLVILLDGSVPIKYGFRLNSDCKYSHLKHKLSTMCSLPPNLMLVCELWNSQIRQVLNDDEKLRTQSAKELYVYQLPEQSVRTRSNSGLSMHIEQGLKDIQRSSALITSAQDSLSSLSTLQTSSNRASSRVLCNGHVSGLEVEGEAEVGTDVSQCNSNSNYNPIVSTYSGNGSGDNQVHELLPDEAGKESLILSSSPENTFMHGAAAQQKRVSSAKLLHTESNTSSMSYTNHSGENSMESSLTEPIPLADLEPVSSRNGSGSEDCSYRTSPNDSSGLSTGHTLGASLDVDEQAEEGNADEHDQPDQITTSQPETSSGVYSRRSSQPPHKAGKYLVAVHRKITRHDSYFLSYHKTRPSLFGVPLLIPNSEGGTHKDLYCAVWLQVSRLLSPLPATTEQANHAADCDDSLGYDFPFTLRAVKADGLTCAICPWSSFCRGCEIRCNNDYVLQGALPPINAAASNTSTPKMNAKFPSLPNLEAKRTPEYTASLSYTPTTKYFEDFTIAIDWDPTALHLRYQSTLERLWVDHETIAISRREQVEPVDLNHCLRAFTSEEKLEQWYHCSHCKGKKRATKKLQIWKLPPILIVHLKRFNCVNGKWVKSQKVVHFPFDDFDPTPYLASVPQETILRHKELLELKKDAEMTMATNEVVSELDEIDAPSKEDKEELPNQTGSTKATASPPPTGNILRQSKTKNAVRRQRLISTSLTKTPIVDGEFEDYHQHRLKPDVDEFDPRYRLYAVVSHSGMLNGGHYISYASNATGSWYCYNDSSCREISQKPVIDPSAAYLLFYERKGLDYEPYLPNIEGRTLPNTASVPLEVDETEGELKKLCSIS